The following proteins come from a genomic window of Megalobrama amblycephala isolate DHTTF-2021 linkage group LG1, ASM1881202v1, whole genome shotgun sequence:
- the LOC125266846 gene encoding E3 SUMO-protein ligase ZBED1-like: MESNEVEIEDAPPGYKSYVWQYFGFLIKKDKDGNRVTDKTKTVCKLCHAVIPYTTSNTSNMNHHLQRHHKNVKTAPEKTSLPKGQLTMKQTLTPTLPPSSLHAKQITRLIGEFIADYMAPFNMVENRKFIQMFNVLEPKFKMPCRGHFSEKVIPEIYNKTKQSVKEYLKNADCVALTTDSWTSRATQSYITITAEVINEKWERKSFVLQTRELSESHTGVNIAHVLRNVSEWELTRPQTTIACVTDNASNMDIAVRESGLHPHIKCLAHVVNLASKRGLAVSSVARLLGRVRRITTFFHKSTTATAVLTNKQTQLELPRHKLITDVQTRWNSTYDMLARYLEQQAAVSAALSCPGIRRNAREIDTLDNSDISDVEDIVKLLKPLKTATTVVCDEKEPTVSLIIPLKFMIEQSMSPDENDTQTIANMKSAILLDISDRYSGDCNDMLQECTALDPRFRSLSHLNDEQRESVYARIREKASALHEQRNQVG, encoded by the coding sequence ATGGAGTCAAATGAGGTCGAAATTGAGGACGCTCCGCCTGGATACAAGTCATATGTCTGGCAGTATTTTGGCTTTCTcattaaaaaagacaaagacGGCAATAGAGTAACTGACAAGACTAAGACTGTGTGTAAGCTATGCCATGCTGTCATTCCGTACACCACATCCAACACATCAAACATGAACCACCACCTTCAACGTCACCATAAAAATGTGAAGACGGCCCCGGAGAAAACGAGCCTACCGAAGGGACAGCTGACCATGAAACAAACGCTGACACCAACTCTACCTCCGTCAAGTCTGCATGCAAAACAGATAACCAGGCTCATTGGCGAATTCATAGCGGACTATATGGCTCCATTTAACATGGTAGAGAACAGAAAATTCATCCAAATGTTCAATGTGCTGGAGCCCAAGTTTAAGATGCCATGTCGAGGACATTTTTCAGAGAAGGTAATCCCGGAAATTTACAATAAAACCAAACAAAGCGTGAAAGAGTATCTAAAAAATGCCGACTGTGTCGCCCTGACCACCGACAGCTGGACCTCGCGTGCAACACAGAGTTATATAACCATCACGGCAGAAGTCATCAACGAGAAATGGGAGAGAAAAAGCTTTGTGTTGCAAACTCGTGAGCTAAGTGAAAGTCATACTGGTGTTAACATAGCTCACGTGTTGAGAAATGTGAGTGAGTGGGAGCTAACGAGGCCACAAACAACCATTGCTTGTGTCACAGACAACGCGAGCAACATGGACATTGCTGTGAGAGAGAGCGGTCTCCACCCTCACATCAAGTGCTTAGCGCATGTTGTGAATCTGGCCAGTAAGCGAGGCTTGGCTGTATCCAGCGTCGCGCGCCTTCTTGGTCGTGTGCGAAGAATAACTACATTCTTTCACAAGAGCACCACGGCCACCGCCGTCCTGACCAACAAGCAAACCCAGTTAGAGCTGCCTCGGCATAAACTTATCACCGATGTCCAAACCAGGTGGAATAGCACATACGACATGCTGGCGCGCTACCTGGAGCAACAAGCAGCTGTCTCAGCTGCACTGAGCTGCCCAGGAATCCGAAGGAATGCGAGAGAAATTGACACTCTGGATAACAGTGATATATCAGATGTCGAGGACATAGTGAAACTGCTTAAGCCACTGAAGACAGCCACAACAGTTGTCTGTGATGAAAAAGAGCCCACTGTTTCACTGATAATCCCACTGAAGTTCATGATCGAGCAAAGCATGTCACCAGACGAAAATGACACACAGACCATCGCCAACATGAAAAGCGCCATTCTACTCGACATCTCGGACCGGTACTCGGGGGACTGTAATGACATGCTGCAGGAGTGCACTGCGCTTGACCCACGATTCCGAAGCCTGTCCCATCTGAATGATGAACAACGCGAGTCCGTCTATGCCCGAATACGTGAAAAAGCTTCAGCACTTCATGAGCAGCGCAACCAGGTAGGCTaa
- the LOC125245719 gene encoding gastrula zinc finger protein XlCGF8.2DB-like, which translates to MRIHTGEKPHTCKQCGKSFSQKGSLEIHMRIHTGEKPYTCQECGQSFNRNENLKVHMRIHTGEKPFTCQQCGNGFREKGNLTAHMRTHTGEKPFTCQQCGKSFIRNENLKVHMRIHTGEKPYTCQECGQSFNRNENLKVHMRIHTGEKPFTCQQCGNGFREKGNLTAHMRTHTGEKPYTCTLCGNGFTEERILMQHMRIHTRESPFTCQQCGKSFIRNENLKVHMRIHTGEKPYTCQLCGKSFNETRNLKIHMRIHTGEKPFTCQQCGKSFSQKRHLIDHMRVHTGEKPYTCQQCGKSFIRNENLKVHMRTHTREKPHTCQECGKSFSQRGHLIAHMRTHSGEKP; encoded by the coding sequence atgagaattcatactggagaaaagcctcacACCTgcaaacagtgtggaaagagtttcagtcaaaaaggaagccttgaaatccacatgagaattcacactggagaaaagccttatacctgtcaagagtgtggacagagtttcaatagaaatgaaaaccttaaagtccacatgagaattcacactggagaaaaacctttcacctgccaacagtgtggaaatgGTTTCCGTGAAAAAGGAAACCTTACAGcccacatgagaactcacactggagaaaaacctttcacctgccaacagtgtggaaagagtttcattagaaatgaaaaccttaaagtccacatgagaattcacactggagaaaagccttatacctgtcaagagtgtggacagagtttcaatagaaatgaaaaccttaaagtccacatgagaattcacactggagaaaaacctttcacctgccaacagtgtggaaatgGTTTCCGTGAAAAAGGAAACCTTACAGcccacatgagaactcacactggagaaaagccttacacctgcactCTGTGCGGGAATGGCTTCACAGAGGAACGAATCCTCATGcaacacatgagaattcacactagaGAGAGCccattcacctgccaacaatgtggaaagagtttcatcagaaatgaaaaccttaaagtccacatgagaattcacactggagaaaagccttacacctgccaactgtgtggaaagagttttaatgAGACAAGAAACCTTaaaatccacatgagaattcacactggagagaaacctttcacctgccagcaatgtggaaagagtttcagtcaaaaacgACACCTTATAgaccacatgagagttcacactggagaaaagccttacacctgccaacaatgtggaaagagtttcattagaaatgaaaaccttaaagtccacatgagaactcacactaGAGAAAAACCTCAtacctgtcaagagtgtggaaagagtttcagtcaaagaGGACACCTTATAGCCCACATGAGAACGCACAGTGGAGAAAAGCCTTAA